The Fibrobacter sp. UWR3 nucleotide sequence CACGTACATCTTGTTTTCGTCAACGAACTTCATCATGATGGCGCGGGTCCCCTGGAACTTGGCCGTAGCGGAGGCCTTGGCAGGCATATTGCCGTCTTTATCCAGTTCGTAACGCGAAAGGGTGCTGTTCATGGCGTCGTCAGTGGCGAGCACGTAAACGGAGCCGTTGAAGTACGCGACGCCGCCAGCGTTCGGAGCTTCGATAAAGTCTTCGACAACCTTGGCCTGATTATCGGAAAGAGAGGCTGTTCCGACAAATTGAGAGGCGTCCATCATAAAGGAGAGCAGGTACTTGTCCCCCGAAGAAGAGCCGTTGTCGCCAGCAGAACTGGAGCTGGAGTCATCGCCGCAGGCCGCGAGCATCATTGTGGACGCGATTGCAGCAATCGTTATTTGGTTTTTGAAGAGGTTCATTTGTTTTCCTTTTTTGTTATAGTGTAAACTTGACTTTGGTCGCAAAAGCACGACCGGGCTTGGATTCACCGTACTTGTCATACACCCGGACATCCATGAAGTTGCGGACTTCGAAATTCCAAGAGAGCATGTTGGCGAGAATGGAGTATTCCACGCCTAAATCTTGGGTGAACGAGCTGGGAATGGTGCGGTCTTGCCTTTTGGAGACCTTCCAGGAGTAGTAATATTCATCGGTGTAGTTGGCAAGCCAGTAGAGCTTGAAAAAGTCATCTCGGTAAATCAGGTCGCCCACATGGAATTCTGCGCCGAAGTTCATGTAGAGCGTAGGAATATTCGGAACGGTCAGCCCCTTGGCGATTCCGTAGGCCAAATCCGCTTCGCGGCTTTCGGCTTCTTGCCTGGTGAGGTTGTAAGAAAGTGAAATGTATTCGTTCACATCGACTGCGGCGTCGATTTCAAAGCCAGTCGTCTTGGTACCGACACTGTTGTAGTAAGGGCGCGGAACCGACGCGTAGTTGTTCCAATAAATGCGGTCTTCCATGAGCATGTAGAACCAGTTGAATTCCAGATGCAACTTCAAGAGCAGCGGAATCTGTCGCATATCCAGTTCGGCACCTGCGGTAAAGTTGTCGGACTTTTCGGGTTTTAAGTTCGGGGAACACTGCACATACATTCCGTCGCCAAAGATTTCTTCGCGGGTCGGGAACCGCAGGCTATGCTGGTAGCCACCCTTGACGGCAAACTGCTCAACAACCGACAAGTCGTCAATCAATTTGACGCGGAAATTTTCGCTGTAACCGAAATCCTTATTTTCGGCATAGTCGTCTGTCAACTGCTGTATACGCTTTTCGCCGTCATCGTCCGCCTTAATGGAGTAGTAATATCCCTTGACGCCCGCCACATTCTGGATTCGTTCGTTCCAGAAGTTATTTTCGAGAGAAAGCCCCGTTACAACGGAATTGCTGTGCCCGGGGAATCCGGCGCTGTTGAGCGTCTGCCCTTTAGCGGCGCGCTTGTCTTCCGGATCTTGCGATTCGTAGCGGTAAAGGCCGCTCCAGGTGAGAATGTGGTTTTGCGTGAACGCGTAGTCAAAATTCCAGGGAGCTACAATCGTTTGGTTTTCGCGTTCAATATGCGATGCCCCACCCATAGAAATTTCACCAAAGGCGGTATTCGCTTCGCGAACATTCTCTTTGTCCCAGCCGTAGTAATAAGTATGACTCGTATCGATGACAGCCTCTTTACCGAAGGCGTAGCTGAACAAAAGCGCGGCCGAAAGCCCCTTGACAAACAAATTCGCCTTTTCGAGAGAAAGGTTCACGCCGTACGATTGCGCATTGGAGTTCGCCTCTTCGATGCGGTGGGAATTCGACTGAATTTCTTTATCCATCGCGTTGTAAATCACGCCCAAAGTCGCCTTGTCAAAGAAGTATTTCTCGAAGGAGACAAAAGGCAACACGTTGTAACTGTAATAGCGATCGTGATCTCGCGTTACAACCGTGTCCATGTAGGGTGTGGTGAATTCGTAATCGTTGTCGGAGTAGTTGTAATAGGCCGAAATTCCGGTGGCGATAGCGCGGCTCTTGGCCGAATCAGTTACCCACACGTATTTTGCGTCGAGCGAGGCCTTATGCGTGTTGAAACTCCCGAAGCTGTAAGAGCCCGTAATGGAACTCTTGGGCAAATCATGCGTTACGATGTTAATCACGCCGCCCATGCCGTCGGTCGCGAAGCGTTCGGGCACATAGCTCTTGTAAATCTCGATGCGGTCAATCTTGTCGATGGGAATATCGTTGACGGAGAAATTCCCGTTGCCGTTATCGACAGGGACGCCATCGACAAGCACCTTCACATTTTTGCCTTCCATGCCGCGGATGTTGATTTTGCTTTCGCTGCCCATGCCTCCCGACTGGCGGATTTTTACGCCCGAAGATCGATTCGTGGCATCTGCGATGGTGGCGCTGGAGCCCTGAAGTTCCGTGGCATCCATGACCTTGACCGATTCGGCTTTGGTTTTCTTGTCGACGGGTGCGGCTTCGTTGATTCCTTCGCCTTCGATGCCCATTTCGTCAAGGACCGTTACGCCGGACGAGCCCGATTTCGCTGCGGACTGTTCTGCCGGAGCGCTTTCGTTTGTGGAGGTTTCCTCGGCAAAAATATCGTCAAAATTCGTAATTTCTTCGGCAGATTCGGCGTTTGCGTCGTT carries:
- a CDS encoding TonB-dependent siderophore receptor yields the protein MKHLFAYKLTTLVLVILAIASVAARAQETLNDANAESAEEITNFDDIFAEETSTNESAPAEQSAAKSGSSGVTVLDEMGIEGEGINEAAPVDKKTKAESVKVMDATELQGSSATIADATNRSSGVKIRQSGGMGSESKINIRGMEGKNVKVLVDGVPVDNGNGNFSVNDIPIDKIDRIEIYKSYVPERFATDGMGGVINIVTHDLPKSSITGSYSFGSFNTHKASLDAKYVWVTDSAKSRAIATGISAYYNYSDNDYEFTTPYMDTVVTRDHDRYYSYNVLPFVSFEKYFFDKATLGVIYNAMDKEIQSNSHRIEEANSNAQSYGVNLSLEKANLFVKGLSAALLFSYAFGKEAVIDTSHTYYYGWDKENVREANTAFGEISMGGASHIERENQTIVAPWNFDYAFTQNHILTWSGLYRYESQDPEDKRAAKGQTLNSAGFPGHSNSVVTGLSLENNFWNERIQNVAGVKGYYYSIKADDDGEKRIQQLTDDYAENKDFGYSENFRVKLIDDLSVVEQFAVKGGYQHSLRFPTREEIFGDGMYVQCSPNLKPEKSDNFTAGAELDMRQIPLLLKLHLEFNWFYMLMEDRIYWNNYASVPRPYYNSVGTKTTGFEIDAAVDVNEYISLSYNLTRQEAESREADLAYGIAKGLTVPNIPTLYMNFGAEFHVGDLIYRDDFFKLYWLANYTDEYYYSWKVSKRQDRTIPSSFTQDLGVEYSILANMLSWNFEVRNFMDVRVYDKYGESKPGRAFATKVKFTL